The Fluviicola sp. genome contains a region encoding:
- the purB gene encoding adenylosuccinate lyase: MSLTSLTAISPVDGRYRSKVSELAPYFSEFGLIKYRVHVEVEYFIALVEAGVGPLKAVSSSIFPKLREIVTAFSEADALEIKNIEKTTNHDVKAVEYFLKDKMQNLGLEDYLEFIHFGLTSQDINNTSIPLSLKEAVNEVYIPSLNELITVLKGYTKDWSGIALLARTHGQPASPTVLGKEVGVFVYRLETQLEILKMIPYAAKFGGATGNFNAHQVAFPETDWVAFSNKFVNEQLGLTRSQLTTQIENYDQLANLFDCLKRINTIILDLDRDMWTYISMEYFKQKLKEGEVGSSAMPHKVNPIDFENSEGNIGIANALYEHLAAKLPVSRLQRDLTDSTVLRAIGMPLAHSLISFKATIAGLNKLLLNEAAIQQDLEDNWAVVAEAIQTILRSIGFPKPYEALKGLTRKNEKVTQQTVHDFIDTLDVEDSMKARLKEITPSNYTGVKLV, encoded by the coding sequence ATGTCTCTTACATCGTTAACAGCAATTAGTCCCGTTGATGGACGTTACCGCTCAAAAGTTAGCGAACTGGCTCCTTATTTTTCCGAGTTCGGATTGATTAAATACCGGGTACATGTAGAGGTTGAATACTTTATTGCATTGGTGGAAGCGGGAGTTGGCCCGTTAAAGGCGGTTTCTTCTTCGATTTTCCCGAAGCTGAGAGAAATCGTTACGGCTTTTTCGGAAGCGGATGCTTTGGAGATCAAAAATATTGAGAAAACGACCAATCACGATGTGAAGGCGGTGGAGTATTTCCTGAAGGATAAAATGCAAAACCTCGGATTGGAAGATTACCTGGAGTTTATTCATTTCGGGTTGACTTCCCAGGATATCAACAACACTTCCATTCCGTTGAGCCTGAAAGAGGCGGTGAACGAAGTATACATTCCTTCATTGAATGAACTGATCACTGTTTTAAAAGGATATACGAAGGACTGGTCCGGGATTGCTTTATTGGCAAGAACACACGGGCAACCGGCTTCTCCGACAGTTTTAGGGAAAGAAGTAGGGGTTTTTGTATACCGTTTGGAAACACAACTGGAAATTCTGAAAATGATTCCTTATGCCGCTAAATTCGGTGGTGCAACGGGGAATTTCAACGCACACCAGGTAGCTTTCCCGGAAACGGATTGGGTGGCTTTCTCCAATAAGTTTGTGAATGAGCAATTGGGATTGACCAGAAGCCAGCTGACCACCCAAATTGAGAATTACGACCAGCTGGCGAATTTATTCGACTGCCTGAAGCGTATCAATACGATTATTCTTGACCTGGACCGCGATATGTGGACTTACATTTCGATGGAATATTTCAAACAGAAATTGAAAGAAGGCGAAGTAGGTTCATCCGCAATGCCGCACAAAGTAAACCCGATCGATTTCGAGAACTCGGAAGGGAATATCGGGATTGCAAATGCGTTGTATGAACACCTGGCTGCGAAATTACCGGTTTCCAGGTTGCAGCGCGATTTAACGGATTCAACGGTTTTGAGAGCGATCGGAATGCCGCTTGCCCATTCTTTGATCTCGTTTAAAGCAACTATTGCCGGATTGAACAAATTATTGCTGAACGAAGCAGCGATTCAGCAGGATTTGGAAGATAACTGGGCGGTTGTAGCTGAAGCGATCCAAACGATTTTAAGAAGTATCGGTTTCCCGAAACCTTACGAGGCTTTGAAAGGATTGACACGTAAAAACGAGAAAGTGACACAACAAACAGTTCACGATTTTATTGATACATTGGATGTCGAGGATTCGATGAAAGCGCGTTTGAAAGAAATCACTCCTTCTAATTACACCGGGGTAAAACTGGTGTAA
- a CDS encoding mucoidy inhibitor MuiA family protein yields MNKLTLILLLIPVLGWNQKETKSEAMIQKVTVFKEGAQVEHSKELNLGTGKQVVVFQKLTDFLDPSSIQLKCSQGATILSVRTRKNFDDKTIAETELNEKNDRKKVLEKQARTLRDEYKVLLLDEQLLLKNNSLSSQQQAMKIAELKEASTFFHAKLSEINTRKSQLDSEIEAVVRKINTIEQEINTRKGLPVVNYTEVEVELDVEKAGTIDFDFTYITHKASWKPYYDMRSNGVGAPVLLEAKGLVSQNTGIDWKNIKLILSTNDPYDNTQEPVIDPWYVNYYTPAPRKQIVDRYIPEYNFDGETIHGEVTDATSGEPLAFAKISMNNNPLNSFTTDATGRFTFSVPRGERSYTISYLGYRSQYVNINAPYIKTQLYPEAVAMETIGNGDVINGKINQVFTGSDIYLTDAAGSRELSEVELTAGIASTRKTRAKGRKDDELYKVSGETFTPGIYDASIAEQVEKDLRMEFQIETPFSVPSDDADHRVAIATYQMKADYEYHAVPKLDESVYLVAQISGWEKLNLLNGESNLYFDGTYIGKSFIDVNSSKDTLSFSLGKDKKIIASRKRSEEMSKTRLLGNRYKYEVTWDFTIRNNGGASIPIIVKDHFPISINDDIKVKQGTHEGATLDEKTGILTWKFITNKGETKQFKFDYQVDYGKTQPVYLE; encoded by the coding sequence ATGAACAAATTAACATTGATCTTACTGCTCATTCCTGTTCTCGGGTGGAACCAGAAAGAAACCAAATCGGAAGCGATGATCCAAAAAGTAACCGTCTTCAAAGAAGGTGCACAGGTAGAACATTCCAAAGAATTAAACCTCGGTACCGGGAAACAAGTGGTGGTTTTCCAGAAACTGACGGATTTCCTCGACCCGAGTTCCATTCAGCTGAAATGCTCACAAGGGGCAACCATCCTGAGTGTGCGCACCCGCAAGAATTTCGACGACAAAACCATTGCAGAAACGGAACTGAACGAAAAGAATGACCGCAAAAAAGTCCTGGAAAAACAGGCACGCACACTGCGCGACGAATACAAAGTATTGCTCCTGGACGAACAGCTTTTGCTCAAAAACAACAGCCTCAGCAGTCAGCAGCAGGCTATGAAAATTGCCGAACTGAAAGAAGCTTCGACCTTCTTCCATGCAAAATTGTCGGAAATCAATACCCGTAAATCGCAATTGGATTCTGAAATAGAAGCGGTAGTTCGCAAGATCAACACCATCGAACAGGAAATCAATACCCGCAAAGGATTACCGGTTGTGAACTACACAGAAGTGGAAGTAGAACTGGACGTAGAAAAAGCCGGAACTATTGATTTCGACTTTACCTACATCACTCACAAAGCTTCCTGGAAGCCTTATTACGACATGCGAAGCAACGGAGTTGGCGCGCCGGTTTTACTGGAAGCAAAAGGGCTGGTTTCCCAAAACACAGGAATCGACTGGAAAAACATCAAACTGATCCTTTCCACAAACGATCCGTACGACAATACGCAGGAACCGGTGATTGATCCATGGTACGTGAATTATTACACACCTGCTCCGAGAAAGCAAATCGTTGACCGCTACATTCCCGAGTACAACTTCGACGGAGAAACCATTCACGGAGAAGTAACCGACGCCACTTCCGGCGAACCGCTGGCTTTTGCGAAGATTTCCATGAACAACAATCCCTTAAACAGCTTCACCACAGATGCAACCGGACGTTTTACATTCTCCGTTCCGAGGGGCGAAAGAAGCTATACCATTTCCTATTTGGGCTATCGTTCGCAATATGTGAATATCAATGCCCCATACATCAAAACACAATTATATCCGGAAGCTGTTGCTATGGAAACCATTGGAAACGGTGATGTGATAAATGGTAAGATCAACCAGGTATTTACAGGAAGCGATATCTACCTGACCGATGCTGCAGGATCAAGAGAATTGAGTGAAGTTGAATTGACCGCAGGCATTGCATCTACCCGCAAAACGCGCGCAAAAGGAAGAAAAGACGACGAATTATACAAGGTTTCAGGAGAAACATTCACTCCCGGAATTTACGATGCTTCCATTGCAGAGCAGGTAGAAAAAGATTTGCGCATGGAATTCCAGATCGAAACTCCGTTTTCCGTTCCTTCGGATGATGCGGATCACCGCGTAGCCATTGCTACTTACCAAATGAAAGCAGATTACGAATACCACGCGGTTCCGAAACTGGACGAATCGGTGTATCTGGTGGCACAGATTTCCGGCTGGGAAAAACTGAACTTGTTGAACGGAGAATCGAATTTGTACTTTGACGGAACGTATATCGGGAAAAGCTTCATTGATGTGAATTCTTCCAAAGACACATTGAGCTTCTCTTTAGGAAAAGACAAGAAAATTATCGCTTCGCGAAAACGCAGCGAGGAAATGAGTAAAACACGTCTGCTTGGAAACCGCTACAAATACGAAGTAACCTGGGATTTCACCATTCGCAACAACGGTGGTGCTTCTATTCCTATCATTGTAAAAGATCACTTCCCGATTTCCATCAATGATGATATCAAAGTCAAACAGGGAACTCATGAAGGAGCAACTCTCGACGAGAAAACGGGAATCCTGACCTGGAAATTCATCACCAATAAAGGGGAAACGAAACAATTCAAATTTGACTACCAGGTAGATTACGGGAAAACGCAACCGGTTTACCTGGAATAA
- a CDS encoding EI24 domain-containing protein: protein MRFIKNLFIGYKAYVKAFRLIIDYKLYFYIIFPAILMLGIYQVGFMIHLHEPKATATSMNGIIWYLIKLLFEILVATTLMRFAKYLVVILLAPLFSKISQKVEFILTGNRYRFNFTQLVNDIKRGLKIGVRNIMWEVFFFTVIFLIGVIGWGDFSISPVRHVLFFISFYYYGFSFMDYIHERLQMNVQESTQLARENRGIALSIGSVYSILIWNFIDLNTLFDWSGFSADPGQFILTFITNLGLWFCASFAPIWAIVAATIAMHDLLDLKTHRKDEFAENTLR, encoded by the coding sequence ATGCGATTCATCAAGAACCTTTTCATCGGTTACAAGGCTTACGTCAAAGCATTTCGCTTAATCATCGATTACAAGTTGTATTTCTACATCATTTTTCCGGCCATTCTGATGCTGGGAATTTACCAGGTAGGTTTCATGATCCATTTGCACGAACCGAAAGCAACTGCCACTAGTATGAACGGCATCATCTGGTACCTGATCAAATTATTGTTCGAAATCCTGGTCGCAACAACCCTCATGCGCTTCGCCAAATACCTCGTGGTAATCCTGCTCGCGCCCTTATTTTCAAAAATTTCCCAGAAAGTCGAATTCATTCTTACCGGAAACCGCTATCGGTTCAATTTCACGCAACTGGTTAACGACATCAAACGCGGATTGAAGATCGGGGTACGCAACATCATGTGGGAAGTATTCTTTTTCACCGTTATTTTCCTCATTGGGGTAATCGGCTGGGGAGATTTCAGCATCAGTCCGGTTCGCCACGTCCTTTTCTTCATCAGTTTCTATTACTACGGTTTTTCATTCATGGACTACATCCACGAGCGCCTTCAGATGAATGTGCAGGAAAGCACGCAACTTGCACGGGAAAACCGCGGAATAGCGCTTTCGATCGGGTCGGTCTATTCCATTTTGATCTGGAACTTCATTGATCTGAATACGCTTTTCGACTGGTCGGGCTTCAGCGCTGATCCCGGACAATTCATCCTTACCTTCATCACCAACCTCGGACTTTGGTTTTGCGCTTCCTTCGCTCCGATCTGGGCCATTGTGGCAGCGACGATTGCCATGCACGACCTGCTGGATTTGAAAACACACCGCAAAGACGAGTTTGCAGAAAACACTTTAAGGTAG
- the aroA gene encoding 3-phosphoshikimate 1-carboxyvinyltransferase, producing the protein MKQVIRPRLISGTVVIPASKSDAQRAILCAALSDGTSHVTGIGTSDDEQAMLEAVHQMGAVIRYRRGNEDLPPHELEIHSHSVSITGIKSLAENVQLSAGESGLGLRLLTCVAASFEQKVLLNGRGSLLSRPMDFFDEVLPQFGAIVSTMDGKLPIEVQGPLHGKELEVDGSLSSQFISGLLMALPTSRESSTLTVKNMKSGPYIQMTINTLKRFGIVVEQENNLFCIPGNQQYQCTDYSVESDWSSASYWLVAAAIGHSIEISGLSMRSLQADKALLQGLMSAGCKLSFGENTIHVDGSGLRAFEFDATDCPDLFPALAVLAAKCEGVTRIKGVHRLRHKESDRGMALQSELGKMGLKIDLEADWMLIHGTGKLNGAEVDSHHDHRIAMCLGIAGTFATGETIITNADSVSKSYPDFWKQFDSL; encoded by the coding sequence ATGAAACAGGTAATTCGCCCACGACTGATCTCAGGTACCGTTGTAATCCCTGCCTCCAAAAGCGATGCGCAACGGGCCATTCTCTGTGCTGCTTTGTCGGACGGAACTTCACACGTAACCGGAATCGGGACAAGTGATGATGAACAGGCCATGCTGGAAGCTGTTCATCAAATGGGAGCAGTTATTCGGTATAGGAGAGGGAATGAGGATTTGCCTCCTCATGAACTTGAAATTCATTCTCATTCTGTTTCAATTACCGGAATAAAAAGCCTTGCTGAGAATGTGCAATTGTCTGCCGGTGAATCCGGTTTGGGACTGCGCTTGCTGACTTGTGTTGCTGCTTCTTTTGAGCAGAAAGTATTGCTAAACGGAAGAGGAAGCTTGCTATCACGACCGATGGATTTCTTTGATGAGGTGCTTCCTCAGTTCGGAGCAATTGTTTCAACAATGGATGGTAAGCTGCCGATAGAGGTTCAGGGGCCGCTTCATGGGAAAGAACTGGAAGTGGACGGTTCGCTGAGTTCTCAATTCATTTCGGGGTTATTGATGGCATTGCCGACAAGCCGTGAATCAAGTACTTTGACCGTTAAGAACATGAAGTCCGGACCTTATATTCAAATGACGATCAATACGCTGAAGCGATTCGGAATAGTGGTTGAGCAGGAAAATAACCTGTTCTGTATTCCGGGAAATCAGCAGTATCAATGCACGGATTATTCCGTGGAATCGGATTGGAGCTCGGCAAGTTATTGGCTCGTTGCTGCTGCGATCGGCCATTCGATTGAAATTTCAGGGTTGAGCATGCGCAGTTTGCAAGCGGATAAAGCATTGTTGCAGGGATTGATGAGTGCAGGTTGCAAATTGTCATTCGGTGAGAATACGATCCATGTGGATGGTTCGGGCCTTCGTGCTTTTGAATTTGATGCAACGGATTGCCCGGATTTGTTTCCTGCATTGGCGGTTCTGGCAGCCAAATGTGAAGGCGTTACGCGAATAAAAGGAGTTCACAGATTACGCCACAAGGAAAGTGACCGTGGAATGGCTCTTCAAAGCGAATTGGGGAAAATGGGATTGAAAATCGACCTGGAAGCTGATTGGATGCTTATTCACGGAACCGGAAAGTTGAACGGAGCAGAAGTCGATTCGCATCACGATCACCGGATCGCCATGTGTTTGGGCATTGCCGGAACGTTTGCAACGGGTGAAACAATCATTACGAATGCTGACTCAGTTTCAAAGAGTTACCCGGATTTCTGGAAGCAATTTGACTCTTTATAA